The region AGATCGTAGTCGCCGCTCGTGGAATAGATTTCCGAAGCGATCTCTGCATCTGCGATGGCATTGGCCACCTTGTAGGTTTCGCCGAGTTTGCATTTGATCATTACGAAGAAGGGCGTCATGGCGAGCTCCAGAATGTGTCTGTTGTACTCGGCATGACCGATTTGGCCGTGGCAGTCAATTCCAGCTGCATACCTGGTGCTCGGCGCCGGGGCTTGCATTCGATCTGATGACTTGCTAGCTGTCTCAACATCTCATGGGGGTGCCCGGCGTTACGGATCGGGCTGAGAGGCAAACGGCCAACTCCTTGAACCTGATCCGGCTCATACCGGCGGAGGGATTTGAGATGAGTATGTTCAAGGCTTCAGCCCTATCAATTTTGTCTGGTATCATGACCTGTCTCCATAACGTTTTACGGGGAGAAGGTCTTTGAACGCCAAGACCTTCTCCCTTACGACTGACCGTATCGTCGAAGCCCTCGGGGCTCTACGACGTACGACACCGCGCATCCACTG is a window of Labrenzia sp. CE80 DNA encoding:
- a CDS encoding Lrp/AsnC ligand binding domain-containing protein codes for the protein MTPFFVMIKCKLGETYKVANAIADAEIASEIYSTSGDYDLLVKFYVEDGADIGHFVNEKVHPVAGIQDTKTVITFKAF